The Magnetococcales bacterium genome includes a region encoding these proteins:
- a CDS encoding oligosaccharide flippase family protein, translated as MTEPETTPQNGTATETKRLSTNTKIKEVGRHSIIYGLGSVAQSVIGLVLLPILTDSLSKEDFGAYSLVMTATSVAGAIFYLGMNSALSRFYFDYDADHERKGIFVTALIITCCGALLQIAFGFYYGDVLSILLVGSDEYRNIIAWAFFGGAMTFVNQCLFSYLRLIRKSVSAVVASLLNMIFGIGLTLLLLKMASNALEAPFQAMVLTQTIVLLFFIFFYGKDFFVPHFSSHEVSRMTYFGISSIIASFGVMLLDFPDRLIIERFMTIADVGTYSAAFRVGTLINVLMILPFSQIWSPMMMEYRLKDDVKDLFTRVLSYFLILGGIIMVISSLFAADFLPLLIRSGVDANVVNVFLLTMLGTLLFGTVNILSAGLLYERKIIVMSYVYYMIAGIKIGVNLLFVPAFGITGAAMSTLLAYIIVPAWIYLLARRYFSFDVQWRRLAILMMNCAIPLFYGLYLSNVYDISFSIRLFCLLVVLRFMYRTCLTQAERQEIIHLLRMKLFT; from the coding sequence ATGACGGAACCGGAAACGACCCCGCAAAATGGCACGGCAACAGAGACGAAAAGACTGTCGACCAATACAAAAATCAAGGAGGTGGGACGGCATTCGATCATCTATGGTCTTGGCAGCGTGGCGCAATCGGTCATCGGTCTGGTCCTGTTGCCCATCCTCACGGATTCCCTGTCGAAGGAAGATTTCGGTGCCTATTCACTAGTTATGACCGCCACATCTGTTGCCGGTGCCATTTTCTACCTTGGAATGAACTCGGCATTATCGCGGTTCTATTTTGATTATGATGCCGATCATGAAAGAAAAGGAATCTTCGTCACCGCTCTTATCATCACATGTTGCGGTGCCTTGTTACAGATTGCTTTCGGATTTTATTACGGCGATGTCCTTTCCATCTTGCTTGTCGGATCGGATGAATACCGGAACATCATTGCATGGGCATTTTTTGGTGGCGCCATGACATTTGTCAACCAATGCCTGTTCAGTTATCTCAGATTGATCCGAAAGTCGGTATCTGCAGTTGTTGCGAGTCTACTTAACATGATTTTCGGCATCGGCCTGACACTGCTGCTATTGAAAATGGCATCGAATGCGCTTGAAGCACCATTCCAGGCCATGGTCTTGACTCAAACGATTGTTTTGTTATTTTTCATATTTTTCTATGGCAAGGATTTTTTTGTCCCTCATTTTTCCTCCCATGAAGTTTCAAGAATGACTTATTTTGGCATTTCATCCATCATCGCCAGTTTTGGCGTCATGTTGTTGGACTTCCCGGACCGGTTGATCATTGAACGGTTCATGACCATTGCCGATGTCGGTACCTATTCCGCAGCCTTTCGTGTCGGCACGTTGATCAATGTGCTCATGATTCTCCCTTTTTCGCAAATATGGTCTCCCATGATGATGGAGTACCGCCTCAAGGATGATGTCAAGGATTTGTTCACACGTGTTCTTTCCTATTTCCTGATTCTTGGTGGCATCATCATGGTAATATCATCCTTGTTTGCCGCCGATTTCTTGCCGTTGTTGATTCGATCCGGCGTCGATGCGAATGTAGTCAACGTTTTCCTATTGACGATGCTTGGAACATTATTGTTTGGAACGGTCAATATTCTCTCTGCCGGTCTTCTTTACGAAAGAAAAATAATCGTCATGTCCTATGTATATTATATGATTGCAGGAATAAAAATTGGAGTAAATTTATTATTCGTTCCAGCCTTTGGGATCACGGGTGCAGCCATGAGTACCTTGTTGGCCTATATTATCGTTCCTGCCTGGATCTACTTGTTGGCCCGCAGATACTTCTCCTTCGACGTTCAGTGGCGACGACTGGCCATCCTGATGATGAATTGCGCCATTCCTCTGTTTTATGGCCTGTATCTGTCGAACGTATATGATATTTCATTTTCGATACGCCTTTTCTGCCTCCTGGTGGTATTGCGTTTCATGTACCGGACATGTCTGACACAAGCGGAACGACAGGAGATCATCCATCTTCTGCGAATGAAGCTTTTTACCTAA
- the rfbG gene encoding CDP-glucose 4,6-dehydratase produces the protein MSSCFDQATVLITGNTGFKGSWLSIWLMHLGARVVGLSSNIPTDPSHYVTAGLERRIEHVWGDIRDLKTCRDVMTHHRPDFVFHLAAQPLVRHSYLEPHETFVTNTMGTLNMLEAMRVCRHRCVGVFITSDKCYDNVEQVWGYRENDRLGGRDPYSGSKGAAELVIRSYIASFFNRDSLISVAVGRAGNVIGGGDWAVDRIIPDAIRSWSRGAVLTIRNPKATRPWQHVLEPLSGYLTLASRLTTDPEMIGEAFNFGPAADQNHSVQELLEEMRRHWPGGAWQDVSDPGAVHEAGLLKLCCDKALHQLGWQPLLRFPETVAMTAHWYRSFHEGNRNMWELTRSQIELYQEQDRQRGRIW, from the coding sequence GTGTCGAGCTGTTTTGATCAAGCGACGGTCCTGATCACCGGAAATACCGGGTTCAAAGGTTCATGGTTGTCGATCTGGCTTATGCATCTGGGTGCCAGGGTCGTCGGCCTGTCGTCGAACATACCCACCGATCCTTCCCATTATGTCACCGCTGGTTTGGAACGCCGTATCGAACATGTCTGGGGTGACATTCGTGACTTGAAAACTTGTCGCGATGTGATGACGCATCATCGTCCCGATTTTGTATTCCATCTGGCGGCACAACCTTTGGTACGACATTCCTATTTGGAACCACACGAAACCTTCGTCACCAACACCATGGGGACCCTCAACATGTTGGAGGCCATGCGTGTGTGTCGTCATCGGTGCGTCGGGGTGTTCATTACCAGTGACAAGTGTTATGACAACGTTGAACAAGTGTGGGGCTACCGTGAAAACGACCGTCTTGGCGGCAGGGATCCGTATAGCGGTTCCAAGGGGGCTGCGGAACTTGTCATTCGCAGTTATATCGCATCATTCTTCAACAGGGATTCCTTGATCTCGGTGGCTGTTGGCCGTGCCGGAAATGTGATCGGTGGCGGTGATTGGGCCGTGGATCGCATCATTCCAGATGCCATCCGTTCCTGGTCGCGTGGCGCTGTGTTGACCATACGCAATCCAAAGGCCACCCGACCATGGCAGCATGTGTTGGAACCTCTGTCTGGGTATCTGACGTTGGCGTCTCGTTTGACTACAGACCCGGAAATGATCGGTGAGGCGTTCAACTTCGGTCCAGCGGCGGATCAGAACCATTCCGTCCAGGAACTGCTCGAAGAGATGCGCCGACATTGGCCGGGTGGGGCGTGGCAGGATGTATCGGATCCTGGGGCCGTTCATGAGGCGGGACTGCTTAAATTGTGTTGTGACAAGGCATTGCATCAGTTGGGTTGGCAACCATTGTTGCGTTTTCCAGAGACGGTCGCAATGACGGCCCACTGGTATCGATCCTTTCATGAAGGGAACAGAAACATGTGGGAACTGACCCGATCACAGATCGAGCTGTATCAGGAGCAGGATCGGCAACGGGGAAGGATCTGGTGA
- a CDS encoding dTDP-4-dehydrorhamnose 3,5-epimerase, which produces MIEGVTATPLKIIATPGGDVYHGIRNDDPGYVGFGEAYFSSVLEGTVKPWKRHRRMTLNLIVIHGLIRFVVHDDRRQSATCGVTTEYRMGPSDFYGRLTVSPGLWMAFQGLASGASFLLNVASIPHDPTEADRHACDAFPFDWSSK; this is translated from the coding sequence ATGATCGAGGGGGTCACCGCGACGCCACTCAAGATCATTGCAACTCCGGGTGGCGATGTGTATCACGGGATCAGGAATGACGATCCCGGTTATGTTGGATTCGGCGAGGCCTATTTTTCATCGGTCCTTGAAGGGACGGTCAAACCATGGAAACGACATCGGCGGATGACGCTCAATCTGATTGTCATCCATGGTCTGATCCGTTTTGTCGTCCATGATGATCGTCGGCAGTCCGCGACATGTGGGGTCACTACCGAATACCGTATGGGTCCATCCGATTTCTATGGTCGCTTGACCGTTTCTCCAGGTCTGTGGATGGCCTTTCAGGGATTGGCGTCAGGGGCGAGCTTTCTTCTCAATGTCGCCAGCATTCCCCATGATCCAACGGAGGCGGATCGCCATGCGTGTGATGCCTTTCCTTTTGACTGGAGTTCAAAATGA
- the rfbF gene encoding glucose-1-phosphate cytidylyltransferase — MKVVLLAGGFGTRLAEMTDMLPKPMVTIGGHPILWHIMNIYATNGFRDFILALGYKADVVKKFFLDYSSLNADFTVDMASGNIDWHTPYRVNWRVTLVDTGIDTMTGGRVRRLREHLSGEPFMLTYGDGVADIDLGALLEFHRSHGKMVTVTTVHPAARFGELDMDGAVVRSFKEKPQTGLGWINGGFFVMQPEFLDLIADDATILEREPMEQVAARGELMAFRHEGFWQCMDTVRDRNYLEDLWRENRAPWKQW; from the coding sequence ATGAAGGTGGTACTTCTTGCTGGTGGCTTTGGTACCCGCTTGGCGGAAATGACCGACATGTTGCCAAAACCGATGGTTACGATTGGCGGTCATCCAATCCTTTGGCATATCATGAACATCTATGCGACAAACGGCTTCAGGGATTTTATCTTGGCCCTGGGATACAAGGCGGATGTCGTCAAGAAGTTTTTTCTTGATTATTCATCGTTGAATGCCGACTTCACGGTGGACATGGCCTCGGGCAATATCGATTGGCATACCCCGTATCGGGTCAATTGGCGGGTGACACTGGTCGATACGGGAATTGATACGATGACTGGTGGTCGGGTGCGACGGCTGCGGGAACATCTTTCCGGGGAGCCGTTCATGCTGACCTATGGCGACGGTGTTGCCGATATTGACCTTGGGGCACTGCTTGAATTTCACCGCAGCCATGGAAAAATGGTCACAGTGACCACGGTACACCCGGCTGCCCGTTTTGGAGAACTCGACATGGATGGTGCCGTGGTCCGTTCATTCAAGGAAAAACCACAGACGGGCCTGGGTTGGATCAACGGTGGATTCTTTGTCATGCAGCCGGAATTCCTGGATCTGATTGCCGACGATGCAACCATCTTGGAACGGGAACCCATGGAACAGGTCGCGGCCCGCGGTGAGTTGATGGCCTTTCGTCATGAAGGGTTCTGGCAATGCATGGATACTGTGCGGGACCGGAATTATTTGGAAGATCTGTGGAGGGAAAATCGTGCCCCATGGAAACAGTGGTAA